One Streptomyces sp. L2 genomic window carries:
- a CDS encoding serine/threonine-protein kinase, translating into MRPVGSKYLLEEPLGRGATGTVWRARQREAAGAEAAVAGQPGETVAIKVLKEELASDPDIVMRFLRERSVLLRLTHPNVVRVRDLVVEGDLLALVMDLVDGPDLHRYLRENGPFTPVAAALLTAQIADALAASHADGVVHRDLKPANVLLKQDSGQMHPMLTDFGIARLADSPGLTRTHEFVGTPAYVAPESAEGRPQTSAVDIYGAGILLYELVTGRPPFSGGSALEVLHQHLSAEPRRPSTVPDPLWTVIERCLRKNPEERPSAENLARGLRVVAEGVGVHANPAQIAAAEGVGALLAPDPAPAAVPGAPGAADPTQVLPTGAPQGSYDPNAATSFLPHTGGPAGAADPTAVLPNTGAADPTAVMPPMPQGAPGQQGQHDPYGQQGQPEQPHPWQTQLRAARDRNEQTQIQYLDPDEDPLRRRPQRQVARPQQQPRQAPQGRAQQPQPRGARQRPPAGYGYPQQQPQQYAPQQYAPQQQPQRYAPPAPEPQRPMREPRAPRQRSANPMKIPGLGCLKGCLFTIVILIVASWLIWELTPLHTWVGEGRGYWHEVRNLVHTVSGWVKDIGSATGN; encoded by the coding sequence GTGCGGCCGGTAGGCAGCAAGTACCTCCTGGAGGAGCCGCTCGGACGCGGCGCCACCGGGACCGTCTGGCGAGCCCGCCAGCGAGAGGCCGCGGGCGCCGAGGCGGCCGTGGCCGGCCAGCCCGGCGAGACGGTCGCGATCAAGGTCCTCAAAGAGGAGCTGGCGAGCGACCCCGACATCGTGATGCGCTTCCTGCGGGAGCGCTCCGTCCTGCTGCGCCTCACCCACCCGAACGTCGTCCGGGTCCGCGACCTGGTCGTCGAGGGTGACCTGCTCGCGCTCGTCATGGACCTGGTCGACGGCCCCGACCTGCACCGCTACCTGCGCGAGAACGGCCCCTTCACCCCGGTCGCCGCCGCCCTGCTGACCGCCCAGATCGCCGACGCCCTCGCCGCGAGCCACGCCGACGGCGTCGTCCACCGCGACCTGAAGCCCGCGAACGTCCTGCTCAAGCAGGACAGCGGCCAGATGCACCCGATGCTGACCGACTTCGGCATCGCCCGCCTCGCCGACTCCCCGGGCCTGACCCGCACGCACGAGTTCGTCGGCACGCCCGCGTACGTCGCGCCGGAGTCCGCCGAGGGCCGCCCGCAGACCTCCGCCGTCGACATCTACGGCGCCGGCATCCTGCTGTACGAGCTGGTCACCGGCCGCCCGCCGTTCTCCGGCGGCAGCGCGCTCGAAGTCCTGCACCAGCACCTCAGCGCCGAGCCGCGCCGCCCCTCCACCGTCCCCGACCCGCTGTGGACGGTCATAGAACGCTGCCTGCGCAAGAACCCGGAGGAACGGCCCAGCGCCGAGAACCTCGCGCGCGGGCTGCGCGTCGTCGCCGAGGGCGTCGGCGTGCACGCCAACCCCGCGCAGATCGCCGCCGCCGAGGGCGTGGGCGCCCTGCTCGCCCCCGACCCGGCCCCCGCCGCCGTCCCGGGAGCGCCCGGCGCCGCCGACCCCACCCAGGTGCTGCCCACCGGCGCGCCCCAGGGGTCGTACGACCCGAACGCCGCCACCAGCTTCCTGCCGCACACCGGCGGCCCGGCCGGAGCCGCCGACCCCACCGCGGTCCTGCCGAACACCGGCGCCGCCGACCCGACGGCCGTCATGCCGCCGATGCCGCAGGGCGCCCCCGGACAACAGGGGCAGCACGACCCGTACGGCCAGCAGGGGCAGCCTGAGCAGCCGCACCCGTGGCAGACCCAGCTGCGCGCCGCCCGCGACCGCAACGAGCAGACCCAGATCCAGTACCTGGACCCGGACGAGGACCCGCTGCGCCGCCGCCCCCAGCGGCAGGTCGCCCGCCCCCAGCAGCAGCCCCGCCAGGCCCCGCAGGGACGCGCGCAGCAGCCGCAGCCGCGCGGCGCCCGGCAGCGCCCCCCGGCCGGGTACGGCTACCCGCAGCAGCAGCCCCAGCAGTACGCCCCCCAGCAGTACGCACCGCAGCAGCAGCCCCAGCGGTACGCGCCCCCGGCCCCGGAGCCCCAGCGGCCCATGCGCGAGCCCCGGGCGCCGCGGCAGCGCAGCGCCAACCCGATGAAGATCCCGGGCCTCGGCTGCCTCAAGGGCTGCCTGTTCACGATCGTCATCCTGATCGTCGCCAGCTGGCTGATCTGGGAACTGACCCCGCTGCACACCTGGGTCGGCGAGGGCAGGGGCTACTGGCACGAGGTGCGCAACCTCGTCCACACCGTGTCCGGCTGGGTCAAGGACATCGGCAGCGCCACCGGCAACTGA
- the prfB gene encoding peptide chain release factor 2, whose product MAVVDVSEELKSLSSTMESIEAVLDLDGLRAQIAVLEEQAAVPSLWDNPDEAQKITSRLSHLQAEVRKAEALRGRIDDLAVLFEMAEEEDDPDTRAEAESELAAVRKALDEMEVRTLLSGEYDAREALVNIRAEAGGVDAADFAEKLQRMYLRWAEQRGYKTEVYETSYAEEAGIKSTTFAVQAPYAYGTLSVEQGTHRLVRISPFDNQGRRQTSFAGVEVLPVVEQTDHIEIDESELRVDVYRSSGPGGQGVNTTDSAVRLTHLPTGIVVSCQNERSQIQNKATAMNVLQAKLLERRRQEEQAKMDALKGDGGNSWGNQMRSYVLHPYQMVKDLRTEHEVGNPEAVFNGEIDGFLEAGIRWRKQQEK is encoded by the coding sequence GTGGCAGTCGTCGATGTATCCGAAGAGCTGAAGTCCCTCTCCTCGACCATGGAGTCGATCGAGGCCGTCCTGGACCTCGATGGCCTGAGGGCCCAAATCGCCGTGCTTGAGGAGCAGGCCGCGGTGCCCTCCCTGTGGGACAACCCGGACGAGGCGCAGAAGATCACCAGCAGGCTCTCCCACCTCCAGGCCGAGGTCAGGAAGGCGGAGGCGCTGCGCGGCCGGATCGACGATCTCGCCGTGCTCTTCGAGATGGCCGAGGAGGAGGACGACCCGGACACCCGCGCCGAGGCCGAGTCCGAGCTGGCCGCGGTGCGCAAGGCGCTGGACGAGATGGAGGTCCGCACCCTGCTCAGCGGCGAGTACGACGCTCGCGAGGCCCTCGTCAACATCCGCGCCGAGGCCGGTGGCGTCGACGCCGCCGACTTCGCCGAGAAGCTCCAGCGCATGTACCTGCGCTGGGCGGAGCAGCGCGGCTACAAGACCGAGGTGTACGAGACGTCGTACGCGGAGGAGGCGGGCATCAAGTCCACCACCTTCGCCGTCCAGGCGCCCTACGCCTACGGCACCCTCTCCGTCGAGCAGGGCACGCACCGCCTGGTCCGCATCTCGCCCTTCGACAACCAGGGCCGCCGCCAGACGTCCTTCGCGGGCGTCGAGGTGCTGCCGGTCGTCGAGCAGACCGACCACATCGAGATCGACGAGTCCGAGCTGCGGGTCGACGTGTACCGCTCCTCCGGCCCCGGCGGCCAGGGCGTCAACACCACCGACTCCGCGGTGCGCCTGACCCACCTCCCCACCGGCATCGTCGTCTCCTGCCAGAACGAGCGGTCGCAGATCCAGAACAAGGCGACCGCGATGAACGTCCTCCAGGCCAAGCTGCTGGAGCGGCGCCGCCAGGAGGAGCAGGCCAAGATGGACGCCCTCAAGGGCGACGGCGGCAACTCCTGGGGCAACCAGATGCGTTCGTACGTCCTGCATCCGTACCAGATGGTCAAGGACCTGCGCACCGAGCACGAAGTCGGCAACCCGGAGGCCGTGTTCAACGGTGAGATCGACGGTTTCCTGGAAGCCGGAATTCGCTGGCGCAAGCAGCAGGAGAAGTAA
- a CDS encoding serine/threonine-protein kinase, with translation MARKIGSRYTANQILGRGSAGTVWLGEGPDGPVAVKLLREDLASDQELVGRFVQERTALLGLEHPRIVSVRDLVVDGNDLALVMDLVRGTDLRTRLERERRLAPEAAVAVVADIADALAAAHAAGVVHRDVKPENVLLDMQGPLGPGGAHPALLTDFGVAKLIDSPKRTRATKIIGTPDYLAPEIVEGLPPRAAVDIYALATVLYELLAGFTPFGGGHPGAVLRRHVTETVAPLPGIPDELWQLLVQCLAKAPASRLRASELGARLREQLPTLAGMPPLDVDEPDPELAEDGTDEATAPTGSGSATAEQVRRRGAVSLVPGAKPDSNRDTHTSMRVPAPDELAGGARGTARVPRPAGAPRPGSARHRAQARRRRITLGVAGVVLAAAIGAGTWAALSGDGDGTPPDGTNSSSSSSTP, from the coding sequence TTGGCACGGAAGATCGGCAGCCGGTACACCGCGAACCAGATCCTGGGGCGGGGCAGCGCCGGCACGGTGTGGCTGGGCGAGGGACCGGACGGCCCCGTCGCCGTCAAGCTGCTGCGTGAGGACCTCGCCTCCGACCAGGAACTCGTCGGGCGCTTCGTCCAGGAGCGCACCGCCCTGCTCGGCCTGGAGCACCCGCGCATCGTCTCCGTGCGCGACCTGGTCGTCGACGGCAACGACCTGGCCCTCGTCATGGACCTGGTCCGCGGCACCGACCTGCGCACCCGCCTGGAGCGCGAGCGGCGCCTCGCCCCCGAGGCCGCCGTCGCCGTCGTCGCCGACATCGCCGACGCCCTCGCCGCGGCCCACGCGGCCGGCGTCGTCCACCGGGACGTCAAGCCGGAGAACGTGCTCCTCGACATGCAGGGCCCCCTCGGCCCCGGCGGCGCCCACCCCGCGCTGCTCACCGACTTCGGCGTGGCCAAGCTGATCGACTCCCCGAAGCGCACCCGCGCCACGAAGATCATCGGCACCCCGGACTACCTGGCCCCCGAGATCGTCGAGGGCCTGCCGCCCCGGGCCGCCGTCGACATCTACGCCCTCGCCACGGTCCTGTACGAACTCCTCGCCGGCTTCACCCCCTTCGGCGGCGGCCACCCCGGAGCCGTCCTGCGCCGCCACGTCACCGAGACCGTCGCCCCCCTGCCCGGCATCCCCGACGAGCTCTGGCAGCTGCTCGTGCAGTGCCTCGCCAAGGCCCCGGCCTCCCGGCTGCGCGCCTCGGAACTCGGCGCCCGGCTGCGCGAGCAGCTCCCCACCCTCGCCGGCATGCCTCCGCTCGACGTGGACGAGCCGGACCCGGAACTCGCCGAGGACGGCACCGACGAGGCCACGGCGCCAACCGGCTCCGGGTCCGCCACCGCCGAGCAGGTACGACGCCGGGGCGCGGTCTCCCTCGTCCCGGGCGCCAAGCCGGACTCCAACCGCGACACCCACACCTCGATGCGGGTGCCCGCCCCCGACGAACTGGCCGGCGGCGCCCGCGGCACCGCCCGCGTCCCCCGCCCCGCCGGCGCCCCCCGCCCCGGCTCGGCCCGCCACCGCGCCCAGGCCCGCCGCCGCCGGATCACCCTGGGCGTGGCCGGAGTGGTCCTCGCCGCGGCCATCGGCGCCGGGACCTGGGCGGCCCTGTCCGGCGACGGCGACGGCACGCCCCCCGACGGCACGAACTCCTCGTCCTCCTCGTCGACACCCTGA
- the ftsE gene encoding cell division ATP-binding protein FtsE, producing the protein MIRFDNVSKVYPKQTRPALRDVSLEVEKGEFVFLVGSSGSGKSTFLRLVLREERCSHGQVHVLGKDLARLSNWKVPQMRRQLGTVFQDFRLLPNKTVAENVAFAQEVIGKSKGEIRKSVPQVLDLVGLGGKEDRRPGELSGGEQQRVAIARAFVNRPKLLIADEPTGNLDPQTSVGIMKLLDRINRTGTTVIMATHDQNIVDQMRKRVIELEKGRLVRDQARGVYGYQH; encoded by the coding sequence GTGATCCGATTCGACAACGTCTCCAAGGTCTACCCCAAACAGACCCGCCCAGCCCTCAGGGATGTCTCCCTGGAGGTGGAGAAGGGCGAGTTCGTGTTCCTGGTGGGGTCCTCCGGCTCCGGAAAGTCCACCTTCCTGCGGCTCGTCCTCCGCGAGGAGCGGTGCAGCCACGGCCAGGTGCACGTGCTCGGCAAGGACCTCGCGCGCCTGTCCAACTGGAAGGTGCCGCAGATGCGCCGCCAGCTCGGGACGGTGTTCCAGGACTTCCGGCTGCTGCCCAACAAGACGGTCGCCGAGAACGTCGCCTTCGCCCAGGAGGTGATCGGCAAGTCCAAGGGCGAGATCCGCAAGTCCGTGCCGCAGGTCCTCGACCTCGTCGGGCTCGGCGGCAAGGAGGACCGCAGGCCGGGCGAGCTGTCCGGCGGTGAGCAGCAGCGCGTCGCCATCGCGCGGGCCTTCGTCAACCGGCCCAAGCTGCTGATCGCCGACGAGCCCACCGGCAACCTCGACCCGCAGACCTCCGTCGGCATCATGAAGCTGCTCGACCGCATCAACCGGACGGGCACCACCGTCATCATGGCGACGCACGACCAGAACATCGTGGACCAGATGCGCAAGCGCGTCATCGAGCTGGAGAAGGGCCGCCTCGTCCGCGACCAGGCCCGCGGCGTCTACGGCTACCAGCACTGA
- a CDS encoding FHA domain-containing protein, whose protein sequence is MQIRLTVVDPLGPSPQRGRAASRDVLVTAPTGTDLAAVASALASAVTGDAGAGRESSGAAVVLYAGAERLDARRCVLGEPPLVDGAVLALGAPPAPEPHPELDDAPTQLHVVAGPDAGGVHLLHGGRITVGRSAEADVPLDDPDVSRLHCAVTVSADGRVAVADLNSTNGTVLAGARVGDHPVRFPAGALLRIGESTLRLTPSGGPGARMRGVPDGEGCVRVGAGAAGGAGADMDVADVARAAEAIGGPGPAGSAGGGHARVERGGGAGAAGAAGAGGVQYGYDGEGAGTGGAGGGHHAYGGDGGRGGWEAAAGPGGQEHRRTARPVVPEQAGAPGIEHRGPRGAAAAADSGGGDTHVGRFGAAGGPARTSAEEDGPAPDGRKGTPLRGPDVPPGVRRRGGLGAWARRLAGGRGEQPAAVPEAYGEEGGGAADAPVAGVPQQPEAWPDPAAVLLTALGPGPRLWERTPGHAETLTVRLGTADRSAPDGSGLLPAVPVTADLREAGALGLAGPRPRLSGLARAVLAQLAALHSPDQLEIVLISADRSRPVEERTAEWSWLGWLPHVRPGHGQDCRLLLAYDREQAAARAEELLRRVETHATTGRTAAHPGTARLPAPPSPARRSGGRPSGDGQTPAGHTTTAEADPRSVHPTPPHTPSGPGRPGHGAAEDSAPQSGGTGPAWSTGPVTGAPADLRYPGHGAADHSTPPGDGGNSSQAADATPPVPGVPGPPAGPWAAGPVEHARSGSGTDVAAVSAMSDQAGGADVWADPGPGAGPGRGEFAGAGDGGRRPSWARADVGPGGGGGFSGPYTVVVVDGDPGGGALRDVLGRLAVAGPRAGVHVLCLAETAPSSPDSPVTQTYEAACEFVPTFRHCGAVALLGGDVATALHLMRVAPSGPVSPGTLASVDAVSGAWAERVARALAPLRPDGPSGKRHARVAAPLPQSARLLDELGLARATPASLMARWADAGDDTESLGGRARAVLGAGAHGPLVADLVAEGPHLLIEGPPGSGRTELLRAVVASLAAAERPDRLGMVLIDGRDGIGTGAGRGGEGLRVCTDIPHVTTHLIANDPVRMREFAQSLSAELKRRAELLGRSDFAQWHAGREVSGRIVAQRRPVGRPGTAAGDGAGAGGGADGTGALDGGVAGAGDLEAAPSSTMRLRPGGAARRSAAVVPPLPRLVVVADDLDALVSPALGSPGRPAAGSVLRALEAVARDGARLGVHLVAAAGVGGRTAETEPARRATLRVVLDPPVSGPDEPAPGRGRLAHADGRWSGFQSGRVTGRIPRTATQRPTVVPLEWQRMGDPPTRRPVRELGNGPTDLALLASAVERAAREVSATTAASLL, encoded by the coding sequence ATGCAGATCCGGCTGACCGTCGTAGACCCGCTGGGCCCGTCTCCGCAGCGGGGGCGTGCCGCGAGCCGCGACGTGCTGGTCACGGCGCCCACGGGCACGGACCTGGCCGCGGTGGCGTCGGCGCTGGCCTCGGCGGTCACCGGGGACGCGGGCGCGGGCCGGGAGTCCTCTGGCGCGGCGGTCGTGCTGTACGCGGGCGCGGAGCGGCTGGACGCCCGCCGGTGTGTGCTGGGCGAGCCGCCGCTGGTCGACGGGGCCGTGCTGGCCCTGGGCGCCCCGCCCGCCCCCGAGCCGCATCCCGAGCTGGACGACGCGCCGACCCAGCTGCACGTGGTCGCGGGGCCGGACGCGGGCGGGGTCCATCTGCTGCACGGCGGCCGGATCACCGTGGGCCGCTCCGCCGAGGCGGACGTCCCGCTGGACGACCCCGACGTCTCCCGCCTGCACTGCGCGGTCACCGTCTCGGCCGACGGCCGTGTCGCGGTCGCCGACCTGAACTCCACGAACGGCACGGTCCTCGCGGGCGCGCGCGTCGGCGACCACCCGGTCCGCTTCCCCGCGGGAGCCCTCCTGAGGATCGGAGAGTCGACCTTGAGGCTTACGCCGTCCGGGGGTCCGGGGGCCCGGATGCGCGGGGTTCCGGACGGAGAGGGGTGCGTGCGCGTCGGAGCCGGGGCCGCGGGGGGTGCCGGCGCGGACATGGACGTGGCGGATGTGGCGCGGGCGGCCGAGGCGATCGGCGGGCCGGGTCCGGCGGGGAGCGCCGGTGGCGGGCACGCGCGCGTGGAGCGGGGCGGCGGCGCCGGGGCTGCGGGGGCGGCCGGTGCCGGTGGCGTGCAGTACGGGTACGACGGTGAGGGTGCCGGGACGGGCGGTGCCGGTGGCGGGCACCACGCGTACGGCGGTGACGGGGGCCGTGGGGGCTGGGAGGCGGCCGCCGGCCCGGGCGGCCAGGAGCACCGGCGTACGGCGCGGCCCGTGGTGCCGGAGCAGGCCGGGGCGCCGGGGATCGAGCACCGGGGGCCCCGGGGGGCGGCGGCAGCCGCGGATTCCGGGGGCGGGGACACGCACGTCGGCCGGTTCGGAGCGGCGGGTGGCCCGGCCCGTACGTCGGCGGAGGAAGACGGACCCGCCCCGGACGGCCGCAAGGGCACCCCGCTCAGGGGACCCGACGTGCCGCCCGGGGTGCGGCGCCGGGGCGGCCTCGGAGCGTGGGCGCGGCGGTTGGCCGGCGGGCGCGGGGAGCAGCCGGCGGCCGTTCCGGAGGCGTACGGCGAGGAGGGCGGCGGTGCGGCCGACGCCCCCGTCGCGGGCGTGCCGCAGCAGCCCGAGGCCTGGCCCGACCCGGCCGCGGTGCTGCTGACGGCGCTGGGTCCCGGTCCCCGGCTGTGGGAGCGGACGCCGGGTCACGCGGAGACGCTGACCGTGCGGCTCGGCACGGCCGACCGGAGCGCGCCGGACGGCTCGGGGCTGCTGCCGGCCGTGCCGGTCACCGCCGACCTCCGGGAGGCGGGCGCGCTCGGTCTGGCCGGTCCGCGTCCCCGGCTGTCCGGGCTGGCCCGCGCGGTGCTGGCCCAGCTGGCCGCGCTGCACTCCCCCGACCAGCTGGAGATCGTGCTGATCAGTGCGGACCGGTCGCGGCCGGTGGAGGAGCGCACGGCCGAGTGGTCGTGGCTGGGCTGGCTGCCGCACGTCCGTCCGGGCCACGGCCAGGACTGCCGGCTGCTGCTGGCCTACGACCGCGAACAGGCGGCGGCCCGCGCGGAGGAACTGCTGCGCCGGGTCGAGACCCACGCCACGACGGGCCGGACCGCGGCCCACCCGGGCACCGCCCGACTCCCCGCGCCGCCGAGCCCGGCGCGCCGGTCCGGCGGCCGGCCCTCCGGCGACGGGCAGACGCCGGCGGGCCACACCACGACGGCGGAAGCCGATCCGCGAAGCGTCCACCCCACCCCGCCGCACACCCCCTCTGGCCCCGGCCGGCCGGGCCACGGCGCCGCGGAGGACTCCGCACCGCAGAGCGGCGGCACCGGCCCGGCGTGGTCCACGGGCCCGGTCACCGGGGCCCCGGCCGACCTTCGGTACCCGGGCCACGGCGCCGCGGACCACTCGACGCCGCCGGGCGATGGCGGCAACTCAAGCCAAGCCGCTGACGCGACCCCGCCGGTCCCGGGTGTTCCCGGCCCTCCGGCCGGCCCGTGGGCCGCTGGGCCGGTGGAGCATGCCCGCAGCGGGTCCGGGACGGATGTGGCAGCCGTGTCGGCCATGTCGGATCAGGCGGGCGGCGCCGACGTCTGGGCGGATCCGGGTCCGGGTGCGGGGCCGGGGCGGGGGGAGTTCGCGGGGGCCGGTGATGGGGGGCGTCGGCCTTCGTGGGCGCGTGCCGATGTCGGGCCGGGCGGGGGTGGCGGGTTTTCGGGGCCGTACACGGTGGTCGTCGTGGACGGGGATCCCGGTGGGGGCGCGCTGCGGGACGTCCTCGGGCGGCTGGCCGTGGCCGGGCCCCGGGCCGGGGTGCACGTGCTGTGTCTCGCCGAGACGGCGCCCTCGTCCCCCGACTCGCCGGTGACGCAGACGTACGAGGCGGCCTGCGAGTTCGTGCCCACGTTCCGGCACTGCGGTGCCGTCGCCCTGCTGGGCGGCGACGTCGCCACCGCGCTGCATCTGATGCGCGTCGCCCCGAGCGGTCCCGTGAGCCCGGGGACGCTCGCCTCCGTGGACGCCGTGTCCGGTGCCTGGGCCGAGCGGGTCGCGCGGGCGCTGGCGCCGCTGCGGCCGGACGGCCCCTCCGGGAAGCGGCACGCGCGCGTGGCGGCACCCTTGCCGCAGTCGGCGCGGCTGCTGGACGAGCTGGGGCTCGCGCGGGCCACCCCGGCCTCGCTGATGGCCCGTTGGGCGGACGCGGGCGACGACACGGAGTCGCTGGGCGGCCGGGCCCGGGCGGTGCTCGGCGCCGGGGCGCACGGTCCGCTGGTCGCCGACCTGGTGGCCGAGGGACCGCATCTGCTGATCGAGGGGCCGCCCGGCAGCGGCCGTACGGAGTTGCTGCGGGCCGTGGTGGCCTCGCTGGCCGCCGCCGAGCGGCCCGACCGGCTGGGCATGGTGCTCATAGACGGCCGGGACGGCATCGGCACCGGTGCCGGACGCGGCGGCGAGGGGCTGCGGGTCTGCACGGACATACCGCATGTGACGACCCATCTGATCGCCAACGATCCAGTGCGGATGCGGGAGTTCGCCCAGTCGCTGAGCGCGGAGCTGAAGCGGCGCGCGGAGCTGCTGGGCCGTTCCGACTTCGCCCAGTGGCATGCGGGGCGCGAGGTGTCGGGCCGGATCGTCGCCCAGCGCCGGCCGGTGGGACGCCCGGGCACGGCGGCCGGTGACGGCGCCGGGGCTGGGGGCGGTGCGGACGGGACCGGCGCGCTGGACGGTGGCGTGGCCGGTGCCGGTGACCTTGAGGCGGCGCCCAGTTCCACGATGCGGCTGCGGCCCGGCGGAGCGGCCCGGCGGAGCGCGGCCGTGGTGCCGCCGCTGCCCCGGCTCGTGGTGGTCGCCGACGACCTGGACGCGCTGGTCTCCCCCGCGCTCGGCTCACCGGGCCGGCCCGCCGCCGGATCGGTGCTGCGGGCGCTGGAAGCGGTGGCCCGGGACGGCGCGCGACTGGGTGTGCACCTGGTGGCGGCGGCCGGCGTGGGCGGTCGTACGGCCGAGACGGAGCCGGCACGGAGGGCCACCCTGCGCGTCGTCCTGGACCCGCCGGTCTCCGGGCCGGACGAGCCCGCGCCCGGGCGGGGCCGGCTCGCCCACGCCGACGGACGATGGAGCGGGTTCCAGTCCGGCCGGGTGACCGGCCGTATCCCGCGCACCGCGACGCAACGGCCCACGGTGGTCCCGCTGGAGTGGCAGCGCATGGGCGACCCGCCGACCCGCCGGCCGGTGCGGGAACTGGGCAACGGCCCCACCGACCTGGCCCTGCTGGCCAGCGCGGTGGAACGGGCGGCCCGCGAGGTCTCGGCGACGACAGCGGCCTCGCTCCTCTGA
- the ftsX gene encoding permease-like cell division protein FtsX — translation MRAQFVLSEIGVGLRRNLTMTFAVIVSVALSLALFGGSLLMSDQVSTMKGYWYDKVNVSIFLCNKHDAQSDANCAKGAVTEDQKKQILSDLHKMSIVEKVSYESQDQAYKHYKEQFGNSPLASSLTPDQMQESYRIKLKDPQKYQVIATAFNGRDGVQSVQDQKGILDNLFGLLNLMNRAALGVMALMLVVALLLIVNTVRVSAFSRRRETGIMRLVGASGFYIQAPFIAEAAVAGLIGGGLACVFLVVGRYFTIDHGMALSSKLTLINFVGWEAVLTKLPLILATSVLMPALAAFFALRKYLKV, via the coding sequence ATGCGCGCCCAGTTCGTCCTGTCGGAGATCGGAGTCGGTCTCCGCCGCAATCTGACGATGACCTTCGCGGTCATCGTCTCCGTCGCCCTGTCCCTGGCCCTGTTCGGCGGCTCTCTGCTGATGAGCGACCAGGTGAGCACCATGAAGGGCTACTGGTACGACAAGGTCAACGTCTCGATCTTCCTGTGCAACAAGCACGACGCCCAATCGGACGCCAACTGCGCCAAGGGCGCGGTCACCGAGGACCAGAAGAAGCAGATCCTCTCCGACCTGCACAAGATGAGCATCGTCGAGAAGGTGTCGTACGAATCGCAAGACCAGGCGTACAAGCACTACAAGGAGCAGTTCGGCAACTCCCCGCTGGCCAGCTCCCTCACGCCGGACCAGATGCAGGAGTCGTACCGGATCAAGCTCAAGGACCCGCAGAAGTACCAGGTCATCGCCACCGCGTTCAACGGGCGCGACGGCGTGCAGTCCGTGCAGGACCAGAAGGGCATCCTGGACAACCTCTTCGGGCTGCTCAACCTGATGAACCGGGCGGCGCTCGGCGTGATGGCGCTGATGCTCGTCGTCGCGCTGCTGCTGATCGTCAACACCGTGCGGGTGTCCGCGTTCAGCCGGCGGCGCGAAACCGGGATCATGCGCCTGGTCGGTGCCTCGGGCTTCTACATCCAGGCCCCGTTCATCGCCGAGGCCGCGGTCGCCGGGCTCATCGGCGGCGGCCTCGCCTGCGTGTTCCTCGTCGTCGGCCGGTACTTCACCATCGACCACGGCATGGCCCTGTCCAGCAAGCTGACACTGATCAACTTCGTAGGCTGGGAAGCGGTGTTGACCAAGCTCCCGCTGATCCTCGCGACGAGTGTGCTGATGCCGGCGCTGGCAGCGTTCTTCGCGTTGCGCAAGTACCTGAAGGTGTGA
- a CDS encoding S41 family peptidase, translating into MSGRDPLCPPRRAHRGAALTLVFVGVLVAGAATGSFPDTAAEGRTGAAGDKSAAGPARTASGPVRKTARHEAVQKAAAEAMADGKSPMEAAERAVSRSGDRWGAVYSQGEYQEFQEALDGEYTGVGLWARRGRDGRIEVSKVQSGSPAADAGIRAGDRLRSVDGTRVEGRPVTETVALLRGDADDAAAGTTVTVGLQRGTRAWTETLRRARLSTDSVTVRRLSGQVTVIKVAAFTKGVGDTVRAAVRQAPAGAGIILDLRGNSGGLVTEATATASAFLDGGLVATYDVDGAQRSLHADPGGDTARPLVALVDGGTMSAAEMLTGALQDRGRAVVIGSRTFGKGSIQMPTDLPDGSVAELTVGHYRTPSGHAVDGRGITPDLEVAPGPEALERAERVLTGLGDPS; encoded by the coding sequence ATGTCAGGCCGTGACCCCCTCTGTCCGCCCCGCCGTGCCCACCGCGGGGCAGCCCTGACCCTGGTCTTCGTCGGCGTCCTCGTCGCCGGGGCCGCCACCGGCTCCTTCCCGGACACCGCCGCGGAGGGCCGGACGGGCGCCGCCGGAGACAAGTCCGCCGCCGGACCGGCCCGCACGGCCTCCGGACCCGTCCGCAAGACCGCCCGGCACGAGGCCGTCCAGAAGGCCGCCGCCGAGGCCATGGCCGACGGCAAGTCCCCCATGGAGGCCGCCGAACGGGCCGTCAGCCGCAGCGGCGACCGCTGGGGCGCCGTCTACTCCCAGGGCGAGTACCAGGAGTTCCAGGAGGCCCTCGACGGCGAGTACACCGGCGTCGGCCTGTGGGCGCGGCGCGGGCGGGACGGCCGTATCGAGGTCAGCAAGGTGCAGTCCGGCTCGCCCGCCGCGGACGCCGGCATCCGCGCGGGCGACCGGCTGCGCAGCGTCGACGGCACCCGGGTCGAGGGCCGGCCCGTCACCGAGACCGTCGCCCTGCTCCGCGGCGACGCCGACGACGCCGCGGCCGGGACCACCGTCACCGTCGGCCTCCAGCGCGGCACGCGCGCGTGGACGGAGACGTTGCGCCGGGCCCGCCTGTCGACCGACTCCGTGACCGTCCGCAGGCTGTCGGGCCAGGTCACCGTGATCAAGGTGGCCGCCTTCACCAAGGGCGTCGGCGACACCGTCCGCGCCGCCGTCCGCCAGGCCCCGGCCGGCGCCGGGATCATTTTGGACCTGCGCGGCAACTCGGGCGGACTGGTCACCGAGGCGACCGCCACCGCCTCCGCCTTCCTCGACGGCGGCCTCGTCGCCACGTACGACGTCGACGGCGCCCAGCGCTCCCTGCACGCCGACCCCGGCGGCGACACCGCCCGGCCCCTGGTCGCCCTGGTCGACGGCGGCACGATGAGCGCGGCCGAGATGCTCACCGGCGCCCTCCAGGACCGGGGCCGCGCCGTCGTCATCGGTTCCCGCACCTTCGGCAAGGGCTCCATCCAGATGCCGACCGACCTGCCCGACGGCTCGGTCGCCGAGCTGACCGTCGGCCACTACCGCACCCCGTCCGGCCACGCCGTCGACGGCCGGGGCATCACCCCGGACCTGGAGGTCGCGCCGGGCCCCGAGGCGTTGGAGCGGGCGGAACGGGTCCTCACGGGCCTGGGCGACCCGTCGTGA